A region from the Branchiostoma lanceolatum isolate klBraLanc5 chromosome 2, klBraLanc5.hap2, whole genome shotgun sequence genome encodes:
- the LOC136428060 gene encoding substance-K receptor-like produces MTQEYGTVTVPIAMVGNRSAVTPQMGNGLSPAAIGLQATAYVILFIIGVILNTCVLLVVYKNRTMRNVTNMFIVSLSVVDLVTLLAVVPFVIAATVTDDWPFGGEFCQFAGFLAVSLRNVSIISVAGVAVDRYFVIVRPFAPKVTKSRAWKLIAFIWWTGFVSCVPPLFGFGMYTYSTGKHFCALHWAGGGSALAYSMYLVSVIFLGSLVVVIFSYYLILQTTREQMKKSTLNGLSPSAQHGRNGATSPLSQGKALRSPTLSSVVPVENRTTQTVILVIVAFLVTWTPYFLLNLYRGLAQDKTIASVGDFITTWLSFSCCVFNPILYGALNYRFRKSFQELCSNWTFSLSRVTEFLERMKGGQGSGRRDGSRYVPEQPEGGTLSRSYENTPVARRSQKTLAAGGSNGQAGARQDRGRRTPGVRTLERRPSLPTTRTESSLARGVYAQNGVPRPGSSLARNLPPRAGSALGRSVTPTGTPRIPPSLVRSRTPTNAHRLMYSLPRSTTPTAEMTAAGTGRATTATTPRLPPRPPPRTDHHPRPPSRNDPLPRPSSRNDHPQRPPTRNDPRPPSRNESPLQSPSGNDNPPPQLSRTVADVHLEAVF; encoded by the exons ATGACACAGGAGTATGGGACCGTAACTGTGCCGATCGCCATGGTCGGGAACCGATCAGCGGTAACCCCGCAGATGGGAAACGGGCTATCCCCGGCCGCCATCGGGCTGCAGGCCACAGCCTAcgttatactgttcatcatagGGGTGATTCTGAACACATGCGTGTTGCTGGTGGTCTACAAGAACAGGACTATGCGAAACGTCACCAACATGTTCATCGTGTCGCTAAGCGTGGTGGACTTGGTGACGTTGTTGGCTGTGGTGCCTTTCGTGATTGCCGCCACCGTGACCGACGACTGGCCCTTCGGCGGAGAGTTTTGCCAATTCGCCGGCTTTCTCGCCGTGTCTTTACGGAACGTGTCCATTATATCCGTGGCAGGCGTAGCTGTGGACAGATACTTTGTCATCGTCAGACCCTTCGCGCCAAAAGTGACAAAGTCAAGGGCGTGGAAACTGATCGCCTTCATATGGTGGACAGGTTTCGTCAGCTGTGTGCCGCCGCTGTTCGGGTTCGGCATGTACACGTACTCGACAGGTAAACACTTCTGCGCGCTACACTGGGCAGGGGGAGGGTCTGCCCTGGCCTACAGCATGTACCTCGTCTCTGTCATCTTCCTAGGTTCGCTCGTGGTCGTCATATTCTCGTATTACCTTATCCTACAGACGACACGGGAACAGATGAAGAAATCGACTCTCAATGGGCTCTCTCCGTCAGCGCAGCACGGCAGGAACGGAGCGACCTCCCCCCTGTCCCAGGGGAAGGCCCTGCGCTCCCCCACCCTCAGCTCCGTCGTCCCCGTGGAAAACAGGACTACACAAACCGTTATACTCGTCATAGTTGCCTTCCTCGTCACATGGACGCCATATTTCCTACTCAACCTGTACAGAGGACTAGCTCAGGACAAGACCATCGCCTCTGTAGGTGACTTCATCACCACGTGGCTCTCCTTCTCTTGTTGCGTGTTCAACCCCATTCTATACGGAGCTCTGAACTACAGATTCAGGAAAAGTTTCCAGGAGTTGTGCTCCAACTGGACCTTCTCGCTGTCTCGGGTTACGGAGTTTCTGGAGAGGATGAAGGGAGGCCAGGGGTCGGGTCGGCGGGACGGGTCGCGGTACGTCCCCGAGCAGCCCGAGGGAGGGACCCTCAGTAGGAGTTACGAGAACACACCGGTGGCAAGACGGTCTCAGAAGACTCTAGCAGCTGGGG GGTCCAACGGACAGGCAGGTGCACGCCAGGACCGTGGCAGACGCACCCCGGGTGTCAGGACCTTGGAGCGGAGACCGAGTCTGCCCACCACCCGGACGGAGTCCTCCCTGGCCCGCGGCGTGTACGCACAGAACGGCGTACCCAGGCCAGGGTCGTCCTTAGCACGGAACCTACCACCGCGGGCAGGGTCGGCCCTGGGGAGAAGTGTCACACCCACGGGAACGCCCAGGATCCCACCGTCGTTAGTTCGCAGTAGGACTCCGACAAACGCCCACAGACTCATGTACTCCTTACCGAGGAGTACCACGCCGACCGCCGAGATGACAGCGGCCGGTACCGGGCGCGCTACGACCGCCACCACCCCCAGGTTACCCCCCAGGCCACCCCCAAGAACTGACCACCACCCTCGGCCTCCGTCCAGAAATGACCCTCTTCCTCGCCCCTCCTCAAGGAACGACCATCCTCAGCGTCCTCCCACAAGGAACGATCCTCGGCCCCCTTCAAGAAATGAATCTCCTCTTCAATCACCTTCAGGAAACGACAATCCTCCTCCTCAGTTGTCGCGAACTGTAGCAGACGTACATCTGGAAGCTGTCTTCTAA